From the Thermosynechococcus sp. genome, the window CTATTCTGAAACATTTAAGACGGCTGGATGGTGCTTAAGCTTGGATATTTCCCGCTTGCGATCGCAATGGCAACAAATTCACGGTGATGAAACCTCTGAAGCCGTTATTGAGGAGCACTTCGTCCGACCGCTCTTGAGTGTGTTGGGGTTTAGCGATCGCGATTGCCTCTCTTCTTTTGATACAGGTATGGGCATTGCCGATGTAGCCGCGCGGTTTCGCCGCGAGAATCAGCCTCCCTTTTCGCAGACTCAAGTTGACCCCGATTTAATTGTCGAGATTAAAACCCCTGCCCGTCGCTCGCGCAATACCCCCAGTCAAACTGTGGCCTTGAACCTTGAGAATGGTTCTGCCCATCATAGCCGCGCCCTGCAACAACTGCGCCAACTTCTCAGGGGACGCCATTGCCAAGGAACCGCTTGGGGGTTGATCACCAATGCCCGCCATCTCCAGCTTTTTCAACGCCATGGCCACTTGGTCTATCCAGCCACGCCCAACTATGAACTGACGGGCGATCGCCTCGAGAGCATTATCGAGGACTTCAAAACCTGCTTGCGATCGCGCCCCCGTGCCACCACCCTCTCCATCTACAATCACAAAGGGGGCGTGGGCAAAACCACCACCACGATTAACTTGGGAGCCACCCTTGCTGTGGCGGATGCGGCCGTTTTACTTGTTGACTGTGACCCGCGGGGGGATCTCAGCCGCGCTCTTGAGCTGACCGCCACAAATGCAACCCTTGCGGCTTGTCTGCAAAATCCTGATAAGCCGATTACAGCCGCGATTTGCCCCTTTGACTTGCGCCTTCGCGCCAGTAGCAGTATTAAATCTGCCCATATTTTTGATGTCATTCCCGCTGGGCCACAACTGCAAAGCATCCTCATTCAGGCAATGCAAACCCAAAATCCACCCATTACCCGCCTGCGGGAACTCCTCGCCCCCTTGCGCGATCGCTACGACTACATTCTCATTGACTGCCCCAGTGCTTGGCTTTTTTTAAGTAAAAGCGCCGTATATGCCAGTGACGCCGTTTTGATTCCCACCCGCCACACCGATCTCTCCTCCCTCAACAATGCGGCTCAGGTGATTCACCAATTTCTCTTTCATGAAATCCACACCTTGCGCCGTGAAGGGGGTCCCCTTCCTTTACCCATTTTCTTTAATGGTGCTCCCTTTAATCGTGCTCCGACAACCGATAGGGCAATCGCTGTTGCCCAGGCAGAAATTGAACGGATTCTCCAGAAACTCCCCCACCTCACCCCCTACTTTTGGCCCCAGTATCAAGCCAGTGACACAAGTGTATTTGCCATTCCTGAATATGCCATCATTGCCCGTGCCGCCTTTGCCCGCGTTCCTGCTGTCTTCAAAGATAAGCGCGTCCTAGGCTTCTATCAGGCACTCGTGCAGACCTATCTTCGCCCCTTAGCGTCTGCCGATGACCTCTCCTAACAGACAACCTTCCTAACAGGATTTATAAAAATCTGAAAACAGAAATTGCTTGCTCCCCCTAAAATGACATTCCCCCCTGAGCAGCAGCCATGATCGAGCCTGTCACCCAATCCTAAATCACTGAGGTGCTGGACACCGTGAGGGCAATGCAGCCGCAACGGGCAGAACTCACCCTTGCAGTGAAGGTAGAGCAAGCGGAAATTCGTAAAACGTTCAACCTCGTAGAGGCAAAACTTCTATAGAGGCCAAAATGAAGGGCAGGACGGGACGGCGACTACCTTGTTCGTCTCTTTGCTGACGGTCTGAGTATGTGTTTGCGTTGCGGGCAAAGACACAAGGCTGCAAAACTACGGTAATCTTATAGACAAACGAGAGTATTACTGGCAGTGCTATGGGCATCACCATTGAAAATGTTTCGAAGGCCTTTGGCTCCTTTCAAGCGGTCAAGCAAGTGGATTTGGATATTGCCAGTGGCTCCTTGGTGGCACTGTTGGGGCCTTCGGGTTCTGGTAAATCAACCTTACTGCGACTAATTGCGGGCCTAGAGATGCCCGACACTGGACGGATTCTCCTCACGGGTAAGGATGCCACCTATCAAAGTGTCCAAGAGCGCAATATTGGCTTTGTCTTTCAGCACTATGCCCTTTTTAAGCACATGACCGTGCGCCAAAATATCGCCTTTGGCCTAGAGCTGCGCAGGGTGCCCCGTGCCAAGATTAAGGCCCGCGTCGAGGAACTATTAGAGTTGGTGCAGTTATCAGGTTTGGGCGATCGCTACCCCTCTCAGCTCTCCGGCGGACAACGCCAGCGGGTGGCTCTGGCCCGTGCCCTTGCTGTAGAACCTAAGGTGCTGTTGCTAGATGAACCGTTTGCTGCCCTCGATGCCAAGGTGCGCAAGGAACTGCGAGCATGGCTGCGCCGCCTCCACGACGATGTCCATGTGACAACGGTCTTCGTGACCCACGACCAAGAGGAAGCCATGGAAGTTGCGGATCAAATTGTCGTCATGAACAAAGGGCAAGTGGAGCAGGTGGGCACCCCGGCTGAAATCTACGACCATCCCGCCAGCCCTTTTGTGATGAGCTTTATTGGCCCTGTCAATGTCTTGCGCTCCCGCGTCTTCCAGCAAACCCAAGACACGGCTCCCCACTGCGATATTTTTCTGCGCCCGCGCGACATCATTATTGAAACCAGTCCCAACGGCAACACCGTCTCAGCTCGCATTCACCGCATCATCCACTTGGGCTGGGAAATTCAGGTGGAACTGCGCCTAGACGATGGGCAGGAATTGATGGCACACCTATCGCGAGAGCGATTTGACGAGCTGCACCTTGAACCCCAACAACAGGTCTTCATTAAGCCACGGGAGGCAAAGTCCTTTCCCCTTTACTACAGTATTTAGGCAGAAAAAAAATCTGTTCATCCCTTGAACAAAGGGCACTCGACTTGTTATGCTAACAAAGCGATGCAATGGGGTGTCGCCAAGCGGTAAGG encodes:
- a CDS encoding sulfate/molybdate ABC transporter ATP-binding protein; the encoded protein is MGITIENVSKAFGSFQAVKQVDLDIASGSLVALLGPSGSGKSTLLRLIAGLEMPDTGRILLTGKDATYQSVQERNIGFVFQHYALFKHMTVRQNIAFGLELRRVPRAKIKARVEELLELVQLSGLGDRYPSQLSGGQRQRVALARALAVEPKVLLLDEPFAALDAKVRKELRAWLRRLHDDVHVTTVFVTHDQEEAMEVADQIVVMNKGQVEQVGTPAEIYDHPASPFVMSFIGPVNVLRSRVFQQTQDTAPHCDIFLRPRDIIIETSPNGNTVSARIHRIIHLGWEIQVELRLDDGQELMAHLSRERFDELHLEPQQQVFIKPREAKSFPLYYSI
- a CDS encoding ParA family protein is translated as MDISRLRSQWQQIHGDETSEAVIEEHFVRPLLSVLGFSDRDCLSSFDTGMGIADVAARFRRENQPPFSQTQVDPDLIVEIKTPARRSRNTPSQTVALNLENGSAHHSRALQQLRQLLRGRHCQGTAWGLITNARHLQLFQRHGHLVYPATPNYELTGDRLESIIEDFKTCLRSRPRATTLSIYNHKGGVGKTTTTINLGATLAVADAAVLLVDCDPRGDLSRALELTATNATLAACLQNPDKPITAAICPFDLRLRASSSIKSAHIFDVIPAGPQLQSILIQAMQTQNPPITRLRELLAPLRDRYDYILIDCPSAWLFLSKSAVYASDAVLIPTRHTDLSSLNNAAQVIHQFLFHEIHTLRREGGPLPLPIFFNGAPFNRAPTTDRAIAVAQAEIERILQKLPHLTPYFWPQYQASDTSVFAIPEYAIIARAAFARVPAVFKDKRVLGFYQALVQTYLRPLASADDLS